A stretch of the Haloplanus aerogenes genome encodes the following:
- a CDS encoding MBL fold metallo-hydrolase, whose protein sequence is MDVINVTADAEEFTCNAYLVTGEHPTLVDAGTMPGVEDVVADHVDRLDRVVLTHQHQDHVGELDAVLDTFDADCYAYVDHPRRTHVLSDGDTVAMGDESFDVVYTPGHADDHVSLVSDRTLFSGDVVVYNDGAFDDGSFGRTDMPGQSRERLIESLETLLARLPDSVAAMYAGHGDPFHANGESVREVIERALSRAERREPKY, encoded by the coding sequence ATGGACGTGATCAACGTCACCGCGGACGCGGAGGAGTTCACGTGTAACGCCTATCTGGTCACGGGTGAGCACCCGACGCTGGTCGACGCCGGAACCATGCCGGGCGTCGAGGACGTGGTCGCCGATCACGTCGACCGGTTGGATCGGGTGGTGCTCACCCACCAGCATCAGGACCACGTCGGCGAACTCGACGCCGTCCTCGATACGTTCGACGCCGACTGCTACGCCTACGTCGACCACCCGCGGCGAACCCACGTCCTGTCGGACGGCGACACCGTGGCCATGGGCGACGAGTCGTTCGACGTGGTGTACACGCCGGGCCACGCCGACGACCACGTCTCCCTCGTGAGCGACCGTACCCTCTTCAGCGGTGACGTGGTCGTCTACAACGACGGCGCCTTCGACGACGGGAGCTTCGGCCGGACCGACATGCCCGGGCAGTCCCGGGAGCGGCTGATCGAGAGTCTGGAGACACTACTGGCTCGACTGCCGGACTCGGTGGCAGCGATGTACGCCGGGCACGGTGATCCGTTCCACGCGAACGGCGAGAGCGTCCGAGAAGTGATCGAGCGGGCGCTCTCGCGGGCCGAACGGCGTGAGCCGAAATATTAG
- a CDS encoding endonuclease dU, protein MKPGTRALGVAESFADGDDRSVLCGAVLRADRTADGFAFESCAVGGTDATAAIETLFFDLDREDVQYLLLAGIAPAWFNVVDLHDLTAAVDRPVLSVSFESSPGLESALRDQFSGDALDERLRTYRAQPPRRRLAVDGDDVWVRAVGVDADQAERIVRAYTPEGGRPEPLRVARLAARAARRFRAGGADGDV, encoded by the coding sequence ATGAAACCGGGCACACGCGCACTCGGCGTTGCCGAGTCGTTCGCCGACGGCGACGACCGAAGCGTCCTCTGTGGGGCGGTCCTCCGGGCCGACCGGACCGCCGACGGGTTCGCCTTCGAGTCGTGCGCCGTGGGCGGCACCGACGCCACCGCCGCCATCGAGACCCTGTTTTTCGACTTGGATCGCGAGGACGTGCAGTATCTGCTACTCGCTGGCATCGCTCCCGCGTGGTTCAACGTCGTCGACCTGCACGACCTGACGGCGGCGGTCGACCGCCCCGTCCTCTCCGTCTCCTTCGAATCGAGCCCCGGCCTCGAATCCGCACTCCGGGACCAGTTTTCGGGTGACGCGCTCGACGAGCGCCTGCGAACGTACCGCGCCCAGCCACCCCGCCGCCGCCTCGCCGTCGACGGCGACGACGTGTGGGTGCGGGCGGTCGGCGTCGACGCCGACCAAGCCGAACGGATCGTCCGAGCGTACACACCCGAGGGTGGCCGACCCGAACCGCTCCGGGTGGCGCGACTGGCGGCCCGTGCGGCGCGGCGCTTCCGGGCTGGCGGGGCGGACGGAGACGTTTAA
- a CDS encoding DUF5786 family protein: MGFGSYDESEQENQELDADLDDNEGVETSQNDHRGSVEFEIGASNDELLDRLQDIKDE, from the coding sequence ATGGGCTTCGGGAGCTACGACGAATCCGAACAGGAGAACCAGGAGTTAGACGCCGACCTCGACGACAACGAGGGGGTCGAAACGTCTCAGAACGACCACCGCGGATCAGTCGAGTTCGAAATCGGCGCGTCGAACGACGAACTACTGGATCGGCTCCAGGATATCAAAGACGAGTAG
- a CDS encoding 50S ribosomal protein L40e, which translates to MASFEEAEKRMLDKQICMRCNARNAARAKRCRKCGYKKLRPKAKERRSA; encoded by the coding sequence ATGGCTAGCTTCGAGGAAGCGGAAAAGCGGATGCTCGACAAACAGATCTGTATGCGGTGTAACGCGCGTAACGCGGCCCGCGCCAAGCGCTGCCGCAAGTGCGGCTACAAGAAGCTCCGCCCCAAGGCGAAAGAGCGCCGTAGCGCCTAA